The sequence ACGATCTTCATCGTAAACCTTTCCCCATCTTCCCCTTCACGCAGCCTTCAAGGCCGTCATGAGCGCTTCCATATTCTCTTTCGGCACTTCAGGCCAGAGATCGCAGCCCGGCCATACGGCGCTCGCTCCCCCCTTCAGGGATTCGAGAACCGCAGGGCCGACATCCTTAACATCGCCCTTATGGAGGACCTTTATCGGATCGAAGTTGCCGAGGATCATGGCCTTTGGCCCGAGTTTCTGCCTCGTCTCGGCCATGCAGTTTTTCTGGTCGACGCTCACGGCGTCAGCCCCGCATTCCGCCATGTCCGCTACAATCGCGTTTGTATCGCCGCAGATATGCAATATGCTCGGACGGGGCATTTCAGAGAGGATCCTGACAAGGTGTGGTTTAATGAGACTCTTGAAACTCTTGGGACTCATGACGTCCGAGGTCCCGCCCATCTCACGGAGGGTGAAATAGTCCGCCCCCGCATCCCGGTAAATCTTGAAGACCCTGACGATGAATTCCGAAAGTTTCGCCAGCAACCGGTCGGTCTTCTCCGGCTCGAGGAAAGACTCCTCAAATAGCGCATCGAGTTCTTTCACCTGACCGGCAAGGGTGAAGGGGCCGAGGACATAGGCACCGATCGCCACCTCCTTGCCCAATTCCCTGCGCAGCGCCTTTATCGCCCCTGTCACGACAGGGATTCTGCCCGCGTTTTCGAGGTCTTCAGGGACTTGCACATCCTCGACCTCTTTCACGCATTTTTCTTTTATGGTCGGGTAGAGAAGCCCCTCGACGTCATCATAGAAATTCATCTTCGCGCCAAGTGCCTCAGCCTCAACCCCGAGGTCAAAGGGGACGACAGCACATTCGTAGCCGAACTCCCGATACATACCTGCAGCCGCTTTTGCCATCAACTCAGGGTCTCTATGCACCCTGGAGAAGACAATCCCGTATTTGTCGAGTACGGGCTTTATGACGTTTCCCATTCCGCTGAAAATCGGGGGACGGTCAACTTTTTCCCCCTTCAAGAACTTTAATATCCTCTCCCTTGGCGTCAACGTGTTTCCTGACATGTCTTCTCCTTCCTCTTCTTGGTTTACGCTCCGTGTGATGCTTTATTGTTCCATCTTTCCGTCGGGAGGAACAATCGGGATTTCCCTGATTTTGAGTCGGGGAAAACCCTACCGTCCTATTGGAGCGGACGAGAGGCTGAGCCGTAGGCAACGCTGCGAGGAAAAGAGATGGGGAAGGAACCGATCCGAACGGTCCATTAAGGGAAGCAATCCAATTGGTTTCATCCCGATTTTCGGGAAACCTTCTTCATGAAGTATCGAGGGAGAGCAGGAAGGGCAGAAGAGAAAAATGATAAGCGGGTACTTAGAATCGCAAGGTATTTTTCAGAGGGAAGTGAGACCTTCTCGTATGGCATACTTCGTCAGTTCTGCCACACTGTGGATATCGAGCTTCGTCATGATATTCATGCGGTGCGTCTCGACGGTCTTGATGCTCACGTGGAGGTGCGAGGCTATCTCCTTTGTCGCCTTGCCTTCGGCCATGAGCTGGAGCACCTCCCGTTCCCGGTCCGACAGGAGGGAAAAAACCGACGGCTCTGATTTCGGTGCGTTCCGGATGTAATTTTCGATAACGACGCCCGCTATGGCGGGACTGAGGTAGATCTTGTTCTTCATCACCGTGAGGATGGCGTTCACCAATTCCTCGAAGGCGCAGTCCTTGAGGAGATAGGCCGACGCCCCGGCCTTGAGCATCTCAGACACAAACCGTCTGTCCGAGTGCATCGAGAGCGCGACCACCTTAATATGCGGGTGCTCTGAGATAATCTGGCGCGTCGCTTCAATGCCGTTCAGGTCGGGCATCGCGATGTCCATGATAACCACGGCGGGGGCCAGTTTCTGTGCAAGCTGCACTGTTTCCCTTCCATCCTCGGCCTCACCGACCACGGTAATCTCAGGATGATTTTCGAGGAGCGTGCGTAAACCGTCACGCACGATCTTATGATCATCCGCCAAAAGGACCTTTATGTTCACTGGGGGCTCCTTTCCCCTACGGTCTGAAGCGCAAGAGGAGATGTGAGGGTGATCCTCGTTCCCCGGCCGGGCGCCGTATCCATCTCGAAGGTCCCTCCGAAATATTTCAAGCGTTCACGGATGCTGAAGAATCCGAAGGTCATAACCTTGTCGATCTTCGAAGCGTCAAACCCTATCCCGTCGTCCTCCACGCTGATCTGCATCGTATCGGCAACCCTCCGGAGGGACACCGTCACTTGATGGGCCTGTGAATGTTTCACGATATTCATGAAGAGCTCCCTCAGCGCCTGAAAGAGGAGGATGCTCACGTCCCTGTCGAGGGGCTTGGGGCTTCCGTCGTCCTCAAAATCGAAGAGGATGTAATGTTGCTTCTGCATCTGTTCGGCGAGCCATTCGATCGTCGCCTCGAAGCCGAGTTCGTAGAGGATGGGAGGGCTCAGTTCGAAGGTCAGGGACTTCGTGTATTGGATGGTCTGTTCGACAAGTGCCCGAATGTCGTCTATCTGCCCGCGGCAGTCATGGGGAGGCAACAGGTCTTTCAGCGCCCCCAGCTTGATCTTCGTGATCGCCAGGGTCTGGCCGATATGATCGTGCAAATCGGTCGCGATGCGCCGCCGCTCCCGCTCCTCAGTGAGCAACAATTCCGAAGCGAGAGAGCGGAGCTGTTCCTGATAGGTCTTGAACCTCTCTTCAACCATCTTGCGCTCGGTAATGTCACGCTGTATCGAGAGGAAATGGGTGACCTTTCCTCCATCATCCCGCAGAGGCACGATCTGCCATTCCAGATTGATCTGCGCGCCGTCCTTGCGGTTGGTCAGGGTCTCCACATAAAAGGCCTTGCCCCGGGACTGACTGCTTTCCAATTTCAGCCACTCCGTATTGACCGTCTGCGGACTCTGGAGGATGAGCGAGGGCTTCCCGATAACTTCTTCCGCCGTATACCCCGTCATGTTCGTGAACGCGGGATTGACGAATACGATGCGAGAGGACGGCTGTCCGGGGTTGGCTGTCGTGATGACGATAGACTCTTTCGCCTGCTGGATAGCAGCGTCAAGGAGGTGCAGCCTCTCCTCCGCCTTCTTCCTCTCGGTCACATTGTTAAAAAAGGCGAGTGTGGCAGGTCTTCCCATCCAGGTGATCAGGACCGAATTGATCTCGAGCCATTTGGTGTTCCCTTCTCCGTCT comes from Thermodesulfovibrionales bacterium and encodes:
- a CDS encoding uroporphyrinogen decarboxylase family protein; this translates as MSGNTLTPRERILKFLKGEKVDRPPIFSGMGNVIKPVLDKYGIVFSRVHRDPELMAKAAAGMYREFGYECAVVPFDLGVEAEALGAKMNFYDDVEGLLYPTIKEKCVKEVEDVQVPEDLENAGRIPVVTGAIKALRRELGKEVAIGAYVLGPFTLAGQVKELDALFEESFLEPEKTDRLLAKLSEFIVRVFKIYRDAGADYFTLREMGGTSDVMSPKSFKSLIKPHLVRILSEMPRPSILHICGDTNAIVADMAECGADAVSVDQKNCMAETRQKLGPKAMILGNFDPIKVLHKGDVKDVGPAVLESLKGGASAVWPGCDLWPEVPKENMEALMTALKAA
- a CDS encoding response regulator transcription factor, which gives rise to MNIKVLLADDHKIVRDGLRTLLENHPEITVVGEAEDGRETVQLAQKLAPAVVIMDIAMPDLNGIEATRQIISEHPHIKVVALSMHSDRRFVSEMLKAGASAYLLKDCAFEELVNAILTVMKNKIYLSPAIAGVVIENYIRNAPKSEPSVFSLLSDREREVLQLMAEGKATKEIASHLHVSIKTVETHRMNIMTKLDIHSVAELTKYAIREGLTSL